From Punica granatum isolate Tunisia-2019 chromosome 1, ASM765513v2, whole genome shotgun sequence:
ATCACCGACTTATCATATATTCAGTAATACGTCGTGTTCTCTCTTGTAAACCATTTTTGTTTTGGCTCTTTACTTTAGTTCGATCCATGATAGTCATAGCTCCTTAAGGTGACATTTCTcgtcttaatttttttagctCCTCCCATCCAAATTTAGTAAATTTGAGAATGATGATTTGAATGGAAGTTTTGTTCTACGGATGAAAGGTAGAAAACCCAACTACTCGATCTTCTTGTGTGCGGCGTAGTGTTCCATAACGATATTGCGCCGGTTGGATGATTACTAACATAAGAAGGCACGAGATTTCACCATGTCACGTACATGGAAGGTTAGAAGTCAGGCCAAAGGGCGGTGACCTACCCACCCGAAGAATTTCAACCCCCATACTTATTTTATCgaatttctctttttaaaagaaaaaaagaaagcacaAAATCGATAATTTACGCATATTTCCTAAAGATTTTTGGCCTAGGAGTCGGAGAAATTAATCTATATCCCAAAAATGCTAGCTCTCGCAGTTTTGATTAgtatttttatgaattattaaatatgaatattctaattgttatttatttttaaagactTTGAGATAGGCAAagtgtttttatttattctttgttaattttatatgttatGTGCTTCTATCGCCATCGTAGAGTGGTTGAAAATGATCAATATATGTTAGAATAAgaggatttttgttgatctaACCAGTCAATTGCAATATTAAAACCAAACTAGTCCTTTGACACGACAATCTAAATCCCATCTAgcatttaataaataaaggatttttgttatatttgcACGCGAAGAAATCGTCAATCGTGGTGCATCTTAATTAGAAAGTATCGGTTTGAGAATTGTGAAGTATGGGCCATGAGAGTTTTTGAAGTGAGACGTGATAAAAGAGAAAGGATTCGAGATTTTCTTCtctaaaaatcaaatattttggTGTAATTAttcattgaaaattattatcgtAATTCGAAAGATATTCAAATTCAACCTTTTCAAATTACAATAACACGTGAAAAACCAATTAAAAAAGGGGACTCTACTTACGTCGGGGGACGGTCCTCCCgtaattgcaattttataaATGGCTCCAATTTCCAATCATTCCATGTGACCCTCAGATTATTTTTCGAATGAATTGCTGGCGGAAATGAATGGATCAGCTGACTTcgatatttaattttactgGGGAatgcaattttcttttattttttttttccttttatttcctgCAACTTACATTTATTTATCCAGCTCAATAGTATTTGTGGACCCAACAGCCCAACTAGCCCGATAAGTACAACAGAGAACGTGGAAGAACCTGGACCCATTGGCCCCGTACAAATCATGGATCTGGCCCATTAATGATACCGAAATTCAAACATTGGTCCAAACATTAGACCAAAAGTTACAATCATATTCGCGCCGGATTGCATTTCGGTGGACCGACTGCAGTGATTTTATTCTTATATGatgtaatttatatattatgtatattgtAGTTAGCCTGAAGGATCCTTTTGATATTTCGAGTCTTATAATATTGCATTGTTTGGGATTAGAGTTGAGTTACTTTATtctaactttatatatatatatataattggttGTAATAAtcgtgttgttgaattatgagaaaaacagtgaaaaagtaatgaatagttaaaagaaaGTGATGGATGTactgttaaattatgaaaaaaataatgaatagttgagagaatttaatattaaaatttgaatttaatagttaaaatattttttttaaaaaaaacaagtaataattatattgttgaattgaagataagttaACTCAAGTAAAATAGAGTTAAAactataaaaccaaacaaagtaATAATCTTTATCCTTGAATGTTTCACCTTATACTCGTCTTTTTAGTAATGACGAAGATCCTCATTACTTTCGAGAAGAAAACGTGTTAACTTTAGGATGCAAAGCGGTGATCGTGAACTTTACGGTTGCACATCTACAAATTTCAGAACTCGAGGGAGCAAACTAAAATTTGCCACCACATTTCTAAGTTTATTCTTTTGGGCCCATGAACTTTCTGTTTCCAACCAAATCCACCATTTCAGtcccatcttcttcctctccttctccAGCCATCGCAGCGACAAAAACCATAACGGAAGGCTCAgatacagagagagagagagcgcgCGCAGGAAGATACCGTTAGAAGCTGAAGCAAGCAATGCGAGTTCGGTGCTGAAGCCTCCATAGCCTGATTGCTTCTGTGATCGAATCATGCAGGGAGCTTCATCGGGCGTAGGCTATGGCCTCAAGTACCAGGTCAACACCCTCCCCAAAACCCTCGCTCTCACTCTCTCGGCATCTCATTCTCTGTGTTTGAACCGGAATCTGAGCTTGTGATGTAATAATGTCCAGGCAAGGTGCATCTCCGATGTGAGAGCCGACACAGATCACACCAGCTTCCTCACCGGTACTCTCAGTCTTAAAGAAGAAAACGAGGTGAATTGAGCTCGAATTTAGATGTTTCCGGTGCAATTTATACTTGGAGCGAGGTTCTCGTTGATCTGGACTGGATTGCGTTTCAGGTGCATTTGATCCGTCTCTCATCAGGTGGAACGGAGCTCGTATGCGAGGGGCTGTTCTCGCATCCGAACGAGATCTGGGACCTGCGCTCGTGTCCCTTCGACCAGCGCATCTTCTCGACCGTCTACTCTTCCGGTAACTGGTTCAGCATTGATTCTCACTCGTAGTTTGTTATGCCGCAATTCCATACGCTGGAGAACGGGGATATGCATTTCAGTTTGGTTGATTGCATATTTCACTTCCCGACTGCATGAATGCCGTCATCTGTTGGCAACTTTTGCTGCTCAATGGCGCCTTCTTAGCTCATGGACTGAACACTTGGCCATTAGTCCCATGCTTTCCTTTCATGCCATGGTCGTCATTCCTGATCTCTGCATGTACAGTTAGCAATGGTTCCATAGATCGTAGCACAATTGCTTTTACCCTCTATCACAAACTTTTCTTGTCCTTTAGATGGACAATTGTTTATATTCAGTTGCCATCTCTTTTATGGACTGGTTGCCATTATATAATGCTTATTTTCATCCATCCAATTCAATTGGTATCCCGTTGGTTTTTCCCTGATATGTTTCCGTATAATTTAAGGTGAATCGTTTGGAGCAGCAGTGTGGCAGATCCCTGAGCTTTATGGGCAACTAAATTCTCCTCAGTTGGAAAAGATTGCCTCTCTTGATTCACTTGTGGGCAAGATTAATTGGTGAGCTCTTAATCATTGAGTCTTAGTTCTGTATGTATTGTTGCAGTTTATAGGATTTCTgaaattccattttttttcttcccctgTTCATTTTACTTTCGCTAGATTATTTATTATAGCTAGGATTATTTTGCGGTTTTTATTCTGTCAATGATATTAATTTCTATGGATTATGGTAATTTATGAATGTATCCTGGGGTTCCAACAAAGGCCTTGTTGCAATGCTCTCTATTGTTTGTCACTACCTTATTGTTACAATGTACCTCTGACACTATTTTTTGTATCTCTTTTGGAAATTACTTTGAAAATACAATGTATTGAACTGAATGATGTTTGTCACATGAGTTTGTTATGTTTCTGTCTCATTCTGTTGATTGCTTGTTTTCCCTTGACTAAATCAATCTGCCAATGTTTATGACAGTGTACTTTGGTGGCCTTCTGGAAAGCATGAAAAGTTGATCAGCATTGACCAGGAAAATATTTTCTCGTGGAACTTAGATTGTTCCAAAAAAGTATCTCAGGTAATTCCCGTTGAATCTTGCATGCTAATAGAGAGATGCGGTCTTAATCACTGGCATTCCTGCTTTTGTTTTACTTCTGTATGGTCCtcttttttctcaaaaacTTCTTCCGCAAGACTAGTGCTCTAAATTGGCAGTGGAAAGACAAGATACCGAGGATTGCTGTTATAAGGATTATCTTTCAATTGAATGTATCCTGTGAATGAGTAACTCCATGTTCTCATTCAGGCATGTCACTGTCAATTGGTTATTAACAAGGCATATTCTCAAATTCTGTGACATCTGATATTCTCGAGGCAGTGAATGAATTGCAGCTGAAGCTGAAGGACATGATATCTCTCATTAGGTCTTAATATTACATCTAAATTTGTACAAATAGTTGGTTGAACAATGAATTGTTGGTGTTTGTAAAATTATGTCTTTTGTTGACACTGGCAGATAATGTGATTAAACCCTGTTACTGCATTTAAGTTCTTCACATGTCAGAAGGCATGGTCTCTTTGTTAATTCTTGTACCCTCTATTGGCAGTTCTTGTTTCCTTTGGTTGAGGTTTTCACATCCTTTAAGCATTGCACATACCTAGAGGTATTGTGCATGTGATTGTTTGTTCCCTCTGTACTACTAGTTGATTTCTCGGAAATAAGTGTACAAAATTTCTTATCAAATCCCATCATATTTTCTCTTCAACATTGTGACCGATATATCGATATTTGCTGCTCTTATGCTTTGTGCTGATTTTATTCAGGtcttgtttaaaaaaaaatatctaggTCCAGTCGCAGGAGTCCGCTGGTATGCTGCATTATCTATCCGGTGGAGCATGGGATCCACATGATGTAAACGCTGTTGCAGCAACCTGTGAATCATCAGTTCAGTTTTGGGACCTGAGGACAATGAAGTATGTTACTCTATTTATATGAATTTCAtcatatttaattcaattgatAAAATGGCCAAGAGCAAAATTTTTgcactttatttatttgactGTGTAGATTCACTCTGGATTTGTGATGTTGCCTTCATGTTCTTTTGCTGTCTGTGGCTTCTTGTATCACAATGAACGCTTTAGTATTCTCCTATTGATCTGGGTCTACTTGGTTTGGAGGAAACTGAATAGAGCAACAAGCACTTATCAATTTGAAGAAGCTTCTTTTGCTCTCTTTTCGTTTTAGTAAGTACAAgaatatttttcctttagCCTAGGGACAATTCTTGATGGATATGTAGATTTCATGCTGCTGTTTATAGGGTTTGTATTTCGTTTTCCCTACATGCAAGCTGAGAAATTTTAGATTGTTTATTTTGCATATCTCTTTAGAGATGCACATCCTGGTGGCtgatatattttatgatttcaGGAAGACCAACTCGATTGAATGTACCCATGTCCATGATCTTGAATATGACACGAGGAAGAAGCATATACTTGTAAGAATACACTATCATTCTTCAGCTGGTTTCCAAAAGCTGAACTCATTTTTATCACGTGTTTTTGTTTCATGTTTACTTTTGTTCTCTAGGGACATCTTGCATTTTGTGGGCCTATGCAATTGAATGCATGTGTATAGAAATTTCTAATGTTTATAAATACTTGAGATACTTTGAAGAGCATCATCTATAGGCTGTGAGCCCTCATTAGTTTGTTTTTAAGGAATCACATTTCTTATGCATTAACAGACTCCAGATTATTCTTAGCTCAGTGTCTTCTCTGAAAAAGGTTCAGCAGGCACTCGTGCAGCTATATATCGGAACATCATTGTGGAGTGGTTAGTGTGGTAAATTTTGTTACCATGTACAGCCGTGCTGCAAGCCTGCAACAGTGTGACTACAGCTTATTCCACCCCGAGTGGAAGTGAAACAATATTTCGGGCTATGAAATAATGTCTTATTCATTAGCATTTgtgaaattgataaaataaaatatgatggGAAATAGTGTCTTTCTCGGCCCTATAGCATTCTATGACATTGCAATATGAGCTGTCTCACCATAATTACAGGTGACAGCAGAGGATGAATCTGGAATACATATATGGGATCTTAGGATGCCAAAAGTTCCCATCCAAGAGCTCCCTGGACATGCGCATTGGTAAAAATCATCTTATGGATTATTTTACTGAATttgttttaatcattttgattaGATGGTAAGTATGAAACTAATTCCCAAAATTAAAACTTTCGCAGGACATGGACTGTTAGGTGTAATCCTGAGTATGATGGATTGATTCTGGTAGacacacactctctctctctctactttCACATACATGTTGtgttttttctcatatttcaTGAGATACTTGCATGCGGCAAGCTGTAAGATACAACGTGTTTGGCCATCTTTATAGAAAAGCATGTTTAGATAGTCATTTCTGTATACTTTTAAGCCTCATTTTAATCAATAGAATCATACAAAATTTAGTTTAGATGTATCTTTTGCCTCAATTTGTCTGCTTAAGGCCTTGCTGATGTGAATCAGGGAAATCGTTGTCATTCATTGAAATTATTGGGTTCGCATGATGACTCACTGCctttatataataaagaacatttttttctccctACAATCAGTCATTACAACAACAATTCAAtgaataattgattttttgtCTGTTGTGATTCTGCACAACTTTTATTGAAACTGTTGCAGAGTGCTGGCACAGACTCTACTGTCAACTTGTGGTTGTCTTCCTCTAGCAGTGAGGATGGGTAAGCTCAGTATGGTCTGATAACTAAAACCTTTTTACCATGATAGTGCAACAAGGAATAATGTTTTAGATGCATTAGAAGAAgcagaaataaatatataaaagtttaaaTGATTATAGGACACACTTTGTAAATCTAACAACTTCTCTCTATTCTCATAATGGCAGGATGGTCGAATCACCTACTAAGCGGTTTAATCCTTTACTCAATACGTACACTGACTACGAAGATTGTGTTTACAGTAATTACTTCCTTCCTAATGTTAaagccaaaaataaaaaataaaaaaatcatatgacAGATACTTACACCTTTCATCTGGTGGTACAGGTGTAGCATGGAGTACACGTGAACCGTGGATTTTTGCATCATTATCTTATGATGGAAGGGTAAGGGTATTAGTATGTTACGACCTTGAAAGTTGAGATATACCAATTAATATCACAAGTTTTACTCCTCGAGAAGgttatttgaaatttgtaaCTTTCCAAGTCTGATGAGTACTAGGCTATAACATGATCCCCTGGACTTTGATGCCGAGTGCTGTAGCATACAATTTTCAATCCTCTTATTACAAGTGTCAAATTTTGCATAACAATTTACATGATCTACACTGTTTAAggcattttcttaaaaattatgGTCATGCAATGCAGGATGTGTTGTAATATAACTCGCATTGGGAGATCGAGCTACCTACTATATCATAATTAAATAGTGTCTTAGTAATAGCATCACAAAACTCGGGTGGTTGCTGGAATATTAATCTTCTTGTCTTCCTGCTATGTGAAACAGGTTGTCGTTGAATCAGTGAAGCCATATCTATCCAAGAAGTGAATTGATTGTG
This genomic window contains:
- the LOC116192104 gene encoding WD repeat-containing protein DWA2-like; its protein translation is MQGASSGVGYGLKYQARCISDVRADTDHTSFLTGTLSLKEENEVHLIRLSSGGTELVCEGLFSHPNEIWDLRSCPFDQRIFSTVYSSGESFGAAVWQIPELYGQLNSPQLEKIASLDSLVGKINCVLWWPSGKHEKLISIDQENIFSWNLDCSKKVSQVQSQESAGMLHYLSGGAWDPHDVNAVAATCESSVQFWDLRTMKKTNSIECTHVHDLEYDTRKKHILVTAEDESGIHIWDLRMPKVPIQELPGHAHWTWTVRCNPEYDGLILSAGTDSTVNLWLSSSSSEDGMVESPTKRFNPLLNTYTDYEDCVYSVAWSTREPWIFASLSYDGRVVVESVKPYLSKK